In Pseudomonas sp. PDM14, a genomic segment contains:
- the tyrS gene encoding tyrosine--tRNA ligase, translated as MKSVEEQLALIKRGAEEVLVEAELIEKLKRGQPLRIKAGFDPTAPDLHLGHTVLINKLRQFQELGHQVIFLIGDFTGMIGDPSGKSATRPPLTREQVLDNAETYKTQVFKILDPAKTEVAFNSTWMDQLQPADFIRLASQYTVARMLERDDFDKRYTSNQPIAIHEFLYPLVQGYDSVALRADVELGGTDQKFNLLMGRELQRAYGQEAQCVVTMPLLEGLDGVKKMSKSLGNYIGIQEAPGVMYNKIVSMPDALMWRYYELLSFRSMEEIEQFKVDIEKGANPRDIKIKLAEEIVARFHGEEAAANAHRAAGNRMKDGELPEDIPEVELSSVEDMPISSVLNKAGLVKNAAVARDLLGSGGVKVDGEVVDRSFVFKLGAVHICQAGKKAFARISLKAE; from the coding sequence ATGAAGTCGGTTGAAGAGCAGCTGGCGCTGATCAAGCGTGGCGCCGAAGAGGTTCTGGTCGAGGCGGAACTGATAGAAAAACTGAAGCGCGGCCAACCCCTGCGGATCAAGGCCGGCTTCGACCCGACTGCGCCCGATCTGCATCTCGGTCACACCGTGCTTATTAATAAGCTGCGCCAGTTCCAGGAGCTGGGGCATCAGGTGATTTTTCTGATCGGCGATTTCACCGGCATGATCGGTGACCCCAGCGGCAAGAGTGCTACGCGACCGCCGCTGACGCGTGAGCAGGTTCTGGATAACGCTGAGACCTACAAGACCCAGGTCTTCAAGATTCTCGATCCGGCGAAAACCGAGGTGGCTTTCAACTCCACCTGGATGGACCAGCTGCAGCCGGCCGACTTCATTCGTCTTGCATCGCAGTACACCGTTGCCCGGATGCTGGAGCGCGACGACTTCGACAAGCGTTACACCTCTAATCAGCCGATCGCCATTCACGAGTTCCTCTATCCGTTGGTTCAGGGCTACGACTCCGTGGCGTTACGTGCGGATGTCGAGCTGGGTGGGACCGATCAGAAGTTCAACCTGCTCATGGGGCGCGAGTTGCAGCGTGCGTATGGTCAGGAGGCGCAGTGCGTCGTCACCATGCCGTTGCTCGAAGGCCTGGACGGCGTCAAGAAGATGTCCAAGTCCCTTGGCAACTACATCGGCATCCAAGAGGCACCGGGTGTGATGTACAACAAGATCGTCTCCATGCCGGATGCGCTGATGTGGCGCTACTACGAGCTGCTCAGCTTCCGCTCGATGGAGGAGATCGAGCAGTTCAAGGTAGATATAGAGAAGGGAGCCAATCCGCGAGACATCAAGATCAAGCTTGCGGAGGAGATCGTTGCTCGCTTCCATGGTGAAGAGGCGGCGGCCAATGCGCATCGCGCTGCGGGCAATCGCATGAAGGATGGCGAGCTGCCGGAGGATATTCCGGAGGTTGAGCTGTCATCGGTTGAGGATATGCCAATCTCTTCCGTCCTTAATAAGGCGGGGCTGGTAAAGAATGCCGCGGTTGCGCGCGATCTATTGGGTTCGGGCGGTGTGAAGGTGGATGGCGAGGTGGTTGATCGCAGCTTCGTGTTCAAGCTTGGTGCGGTACATATATGCCAG